The window GGAAAATAATCAGCGATTAAGACAGAAAAGTCAGGTTGGAGCTTTCTTTATTCCATTCTACCAATTGAGTATCAGATCATATTaacaatagcaataataataatacacctaTGCAGAGTATTTACAATGTAAACCATTCAATAGAACAATTGACACATGAATCTCTCTTAGAGACAATATTTTTGCTTTTTTGTACACAAAGTACACGCAGCTAGTAATGTAAAAAGGCAGTCATTTGAGCaccatataataatatatagtcAAGTTTCTACCACCCGTGTAAGTCTATACAGACTTGAATAACATACTGCAGTGACAGCAGCAATTAAGACGTCCGTCAGATACCGAACACCGCATCTGTCAGGCATCGTGTATTCGTGCACATCTGCACCTTTTCATCGTCCGAACCCAAGTGGGGGCCGGTCGCGGTCCTACTGTATGTAGAACCTCAGGCGAGAACAGCGTCCGATTTGGGCTAGCACTGACCCAAGCTGTGCTTGATGATCTCGCGCGACTGCGGCGGGATCCTGTCGGGGAAGAGCACCTGGAACTCCACCACAAGGTCGCCGCGCTTGGACGGACACTTGGCCACGGGCAGGCCTTCGCCCCTGAGGCGCCGCACCGCCCCCGGCTTGATGACGTCGCTGCACGGTAGAGGCATCATGCGGTTGTCCAGCGTGGGGACGTTGACTGTGCAGCCGCAGAGAGCCTGGGAAAGGCAGACGTAGATTTAGGAACAGGTTTCATAACTCATAATCCTTCCGAGGACACTTATGAAAGTTGCGTAAACCGTAAATGTGTCAAGTCTTTGAAAAAGGCGGTTATGCAACATGCCCGCTGCTACAGATGTGATAATGGCTGCTCCATTTTTTGAGAGCCGCGTGTGGGCGTCGAGCGGCTCAATGACTGAAGACAGgaaagaggttttttttttttcaaaacgactAATCTGTGCGTgggcgcctcctcctcctccgctcGCCTGCCATTGAGGAGTCTGCATGCAGCATCACAGTAGGCAGAGGCTATTTTTAGCTCGCCCGGCGTGGGGGCGGATGAGGTAACGAGCAGGCTCTTTTTGCCGGTGCTCATATTTCCGCCTGGTATTTTTACAGTAATTGATTTTCTTGGGGATTACAGAGAAGGCTTACATAAAGAAGGGGTTTTGTGACACATTTTAAGGCTTATTGTCTAGCTCGACTCTTAAGTCATTAGTCTCAGTCAAAACTCACCTCTTTGAGGGTGATGCTGGCCGTGAACACGATGTGGGCGCCGTCTCTTTTGTACTGCGAGTGCTCCGTGTCCCTGAGCACGAAGGTGACGTCAGCCGGGGTGTTGTTGGGCGTTTCGTCGCCCTCCCTGGGGAAGGTGATCTTGGTGCCCGCCTTCCATCCTTTTTTCACCACCACGTTCAGCATCTTCTCCTCGGAGTGCACGCTGTGCCCGTCGGCGTTGAGGCGGCTGCGGGTGACCTTCACGTGCTTCGTGCAGCCGTGCATGACCTCCTCCAGGGTCACGGGCAGCTCGTGCACCACCTCCTCGCCCTGCAGGCGCCGCCGGCCCCGCCGCAGGCCGCCGTCGTGGTTGGCGCCCACGTGGCTGAAAGGGAAGCGCCTGAAGGGGTTGAATAGGTCGTCTTCCGCTTCGTTGTCTTGGCCGAAGAAGATGTCGAAGTGGTCGGAGCCGTGGAAGAAAGAGGAGAATGTGGCGTGGGGATCGGTGGCGAAGTGGTTGCGGAAGGCTTTGCCTTGCCCTGCCACAGACATGCCGCTCTTCAGACCTGAAATAAATAAGATAAGTTTACTTTTGCAAGAAATATTCCACAGTTAAAATAGTGCATCAGTTTTCCAATCCTCACCTTCCTCTCCATACTGGTCGTAGATGCTTCGCTTCTTGGGGTCGGTGAGAATCTCGTAGGCCTCGGCGATCTCCTTGAAGCGATCCTCCGCGTCGGCCTCGCTGTTCTTGTCCGGGTGGAACTTGAGGGCCATCTTCCTGTAGGCCTTCTTGAGCTCATCCTCGTTGGAATCCTGCGACACACCCAAGACTTTGTAGAAATCCTTCCCCGCGTTGGGCTTGATGGAGAGGCACGGGGTGTCCGGCTCGGACTTGGTGCCTTCCTGCAAGGTGGAAGGGGAGGAGCTTTGCATTAGATTTTTAGTTTTACGCTGGTTATGCTGTACAGGTTGTGCGTCgtgtcataataacactaacatgtCAAGCATGGCATGTGTGCGGCTGCCTCtgcacacactgaattttaaaggcTGATCCTTTGCAGTGTGGGTAAGAGACTCTGCAGATATTGGATGAATACTAGTCTTGCATTTAAATCAGTGACAAAATTGAGCATTCTTCTTATTGTAAAGGCAAATCACATTTGGTTGTGACTATAGTGATAAAATCCCATTATTAAGTACAATCACCACTAAATTTGAGCCATAATGACACAACATCATTAAAAAAGGCAAAATTGTAATCAATTTCCTAAtgtttgaatttttatttttttaatactaataataatatttttatttcactgGTGCATACATTAATTATTTTATAATCATTTATGAATgcagtaattaaaaaatatacattttttacttAATCATTAAAGGTCCTTCCAACAGAGTACCTAAATGACCTTGTAAAGAAGCAGTTAAATACATGAAACCTACCGCTGATGAGGATGACCCGGAGCTGTCTCCCCTGTGCATGACGCGAACTTTGCACTTGACGTTGACATTTTTGTGCTTGACTCCAAACTGTGTCCAGATGAGAACCATGATGATGCCGGGTGTTGCTGTTGCAGTGTCGCTGTCCACTGGAGCCTGGTTCTGAAAGTAAGATCCTGTTCCTGCTGCTGGCTCTCCGTCTGACTAGATGGTGCCTCCGCAGCTCTCCCTTTTTACTATACCGCCGGGCCGCCCACGCAGCGTTTCCCAGGCGCCGCCCACTTCCTACGACGCGCAACGCACGAGGAGGGATGCCGCGGGGAGAGACGTGATTGGCCGGCTCCCCTGCGGAAGTGGCAGCCCTCTCTCGCCTTGTGGAGCCTTGTATCCGGAGCTCCGGGAGGCAGATCTCGCGGCAGCATCAGCACCGGCGAGTCACGACTCAGAACATCGAGTCCAATTTTGGTCCAGACAGAACAAACATGAGCGGCCAGACATACTCCAGACAACCAGCTTGTCCTGAAAGAACACTATGGATTGAACAGGATGTCCTTAAATAACACTagagatagatagacagatacacagacagatggatggatagatggatagatagatacatagatagatagatagatacaaaaacaaaaccagtgaagttggcacgttgtgtaatttataaataaaaacagaaagcaatgatttgtaaatccttttcaacttattttcactgcaaagacaagatatttaatgtttgaactgagaagcttattttttttgttgaaaataatcattacaatttaatggcagcaacacattgcaaaaaaattggcacaggggcattattaccactgtgttacatggcctttccttttaacaacactccgttaatgtttgggaactgaggagaccaatttttgaagcttttcaggtggaattcttttcccattcttgcttgatgtacagcttaagttgttcaacagtccggggtctctgttgtggtattttaggcttcataatgcgccacacattttcaatgagagacaggtctggacttcaggcaggccagtctagtacccgcactcttttattatgaagccacgctgttgtaacacgtggcttggcattatcttgcggaaataagcaggggcgtccatgataatgttgcttgggtggcaacatatgttgctccaaaacctgtatgtacatttcagcattaatggtgccttcacagatgtgtaagttac of the Nerophis lumbriciformis linkage group LG32, RoL_Nlum_v2.1, whole genome shotgun sequence genome contains:
- the LOC133574937 gene encoding dnaJ homolog subfamily B member 5, with product MVLIWTQFGVKHKNVNVKCKVRVMHRGDSSGSSSSAEGTKSEPDTPCLSIKPNAGKDFYKVLGVSQDSNEDELKKAYRKMALKFHPDKNSEADAEDRFKEIAEAYEILTDPKKRSIYDQYGEEGLKSGMSVAGQGKAFRNHFATDPHATFSSFFHGSDHFDIFFGQDNEAEDDLFNPFRRFPFSHVGANHDGGLRRGRRRLQGEEVVHELPVTLEEVMHGCTKHVKVTRSRLNADGHSVHSEEKMLNVVVKKGWKAGTKITFPREGDETPNNTPADVTFVLRDTEHSQYKRDGAHIVFTASITLKEALCGCTVNVPTLDNRMMPLPCSDVIKPGAVRRLRGEGLPVAKCPSKRGDLVVEFQVLFPDRIPPQSREIIKHSLGQC